Proteins encoded in a region of the Zea mays cultivar B73 chromosome 4, Zm-B73-REFERENCE-NAM-5.0, whole genome shotgun sequence genome:
- the LOC100279003 gene encoding uncharacterized protein, producing MDALTMRCYRYSPSVAMVPMRKTSRTTMTRASISTDGCSSSEPKKKSHSVSFAGKANKVYEDKDMGILCYTDENGELVCEGLDEGPRLTWQDMEKKNENQERQRRQRTPPPTVGRIDWSSLHAAVSMGKN from the exons ATGGATGCCCTGACCATGAGGTGCTACCGCTACTCACCTAGTGTCGCCATGGTTCCGATGAGGAAGACCTCGAGGACGACGATGACGAGAGCCTCCATCTCCACAGATGGCTGCTCGAGTTCTGAGCCCAAGAAGAAATCCCACTCTGTCAGCTTCGCTGGCAAGGCCAACAAG GTTTACGAGGACAAGGACATGGGAATCCTCTGCTACACCGACGAGAACGGTGAACTGGTGTGCGAGGGCCTAGACGAAGGCCCGAGGCTGACGTGGCAGGACATGGAAAA AAAAAACGAGAATCAAGAACGTCAGAGGAGGCAGAGGACACCGCCGCCTACGGTTGGTAGGATCGACTGGAGCAGTCTCCATGCTGCAGTTAGCATGGGGAAAAACTGA